One window of Podarcis raffonei isolate rPodRaf1 chromosome 15, rPodRaf1.pri, whole genome shotgun sequence genomic DNA carries:
- the TIMM22 gene encoding mitochondrial import inner membrane translocase subunit Tim22: MAAASSSTGPSRPDEAAVPPGALQYSLLLEHLVGEKRGPRQARALDPAALGGFPAPAKSPEQKMVERAMESCGFKAALACVGGFVLGGAFGVFTAGIDTNVGFDPKDPYRTPTAKEVLKDMGQRGMSYAKNFAIVGAMFSCTECLVESYRGKTDWKNSVMSGCITGGAIGFRAGLKAGVLGCGGFAAFSAVIDYYLR; the protein is encoded by the exons ATGGCGGCGGCCTCATCTTCCACGGGCCCGAGTAGGCCCGACGAAGCTGCGGTGCCCCCCGGGGCGCTGCAGTACAGCCTCTTGCTGGAGCACTTGGTGGGCGAGAAGCGCGGGCCGAGGCAGGCGAGGGCCTTGGACCCGGCCGCCCTTGGGGGCTTCCCGGCGCCGGCCAAGAGCCCCGAGCAAAAGATGGTCGAGCGGGCCATGGAGAGCTGCGGCTTTAAGGCGGCGCTGGCCTGCGTCGGGG GATTCGTGCTGGGAGGTGCCTTTGGTGTGTTCACGGCCGGCATCGATACCAATGTGGGGTTTGACCCCAAGGATCCATACCGCACGCCAACAGCCAAAGAAGTCTTGAAAGACATGGGGCAAAGAGGGATGTCCTACGCCAAGAATTTTGCCATTGTCGGTGCCATGTTTTCCTGCACTGAATGCCTGGTGGAGTCT TATCGAGGCAAGACTGACTGGAAGAACAGCGTGATGAGTGGGTGCATTACTGGAGGGGCCATTGGCTTTCGGG CTGGCCTGAAAGCCGGGGTCCTTGGCTGTGGGGGCTTTGCTGCATTCTCTGCAGTGATTGACTACTACTTACGGTAG